The Natator depressus isolate rNatDep1 chromosome 11, rNatDep2.hap1, whole genome shotgun sequence genome includes a window with the following:
- the LOC141995606 gene encoding intraflagellar transport protein 70B-like, whose protein sequence is MAGTAPIPDGEFTAAIYGLIRAGRFAEAVGILGSELQNSCRSRAGLSLLGYCYYQLQDFAAAAECYEQMGALHPELDEYRLYQAQSLYKAGLYAEALRVASPLLDVPAYQGRALRLQAAAHYAQGDLSAAKSLVEQVLASAAESSPGAAEDPSELPDAEVNLGCLLFREGRHEEACGKFAGAMQVLGYCPELSYNMALCCYAAKQYAPALKHISDIIERGIHQHPELSVGMTTEGIDVRSVGNTLLLHRTALVEAFNLKAAIEYQLRNLEAAQEALTDMPPRAEEELDPVTLHNQALMNMDSRPTEGFEKLQFLLQQNPCPPETFGNLLLLYCKHQYYDLAADVLAENAHLTYKLLSPYLYNFLDAMITCQTAPEEAFHKLDELAGTMTEQLRKLTKQVQEARQNRDDEAVKKAVNEYDETLEKYVPVLMAQAKIYWDMENYTMVEKIFRKSVEFCNEHEVWKLNVAHVLFMQENKYKEAIGFYEPIVKKHYDNILQVSAIVLANLCVSYIMTSQNEEAEELMRKIEKEEEQLSYDDPDKKIYHLCIVNLVIGTLYCAKGNYDFGISRVIKSLEPYNKKLGTDTWYYAKRCFLSLLENMSKHMIMLRDSVIQECVHFLEQCELYGRNIPAVIEQPLEEERMHSGKNTVTYEARQLRALIYEVIGWNM, encoded by the coding sequence ATGGCCGGGACAGCTCCGATCCCGGACGGGGAATTCACGGCTGCCATTTACGGGCTGATCCGGGCCGGACGGTTCGCGGAGGCGGTGGGGATCCTGGGCAGTGAGCTGCAGAATAGTTGCCGCTCCCGGGCCGGCCTCTCGCTGCTCGGCTACTGCTACTACCAGCTGCAGGACTTCGCGGCGGCGGCCGAGTGCTACGAGCAGATGGGGGCGCTGCACCCCGAGCTCGACGAGTACCGGCTCTACCAGGCCCAGTCCCTCTACAAGGCCGGGCTCTATGCCGAGGCCCTGCGGGTCGCCAGCCCCCTGCTCGATGTGCCCGCTTACCAGGGACGTGCCCTTCGCCTGCAGGCTGCTGCCCACTATGCGCAGGGTGACCTCTCCGCAGCCAAGAGCTTGGTGGAGCAGGTGCTGGCCTCTGCTGCAGagagcagccctggagctgctgaagaCCCTTCAGAGCTACCAGATGCTGAGGTCAACCTAGGCTGCCTGTTGTTCCGGGAAGGGCGGCATGAGGAGGCCTGCGGCAAATTTGCGGGTGCCATGCAAGTGCTGGGCTACTGCCCCGAGCTGTCATACAACATGGCGCTATGCTGCTACGCGGCCAAGCAATACGCACCTGCCCTCAAACACATCTCTGACATCATCGAGCGCGGAATCCACCAGCACCCCGAGCTCAGTGTGGGCATGACCACCGAGGGCATTGACGTCCGCAGCGTGGGCAACACACTGCTCCTGCACCGCACTGCCCTGGTGGAGGCCTTCAATCTCAAAGCTGCCATCGAGTACCAGCTACGCAACTTGGAAGCAGCCCAGGAGGCACTCACAGACATGCCACCAAGGGCCGAGGAAGAGCTGGACCCTGTCACCCTGCACAACCAAGCGTTGATGAACATGGACAGCCGGCCCACTGAAGGGTTTGAGAAACTGCAGTTCCTTCTGCAACAGAACCCCTGCCCACCAGAGACCTTTGGAAACTTGCTGCTGCTGTACTGTAAACATCAATACTATGACCTTGCTGCCGATGTGTTGGCAGAGAATGCCCATCTGACCTACAAGCTGCTCTCACCTTACCTTTACAACTTCCTGGATGCCATGATTACATGTCAAACTGCTCCTGAGGAGGCCTTCCACAAGTTAGATGAGCTGGCAGGGACAATGACTGAGCAGCTGAGAAAGCTCACTAAGCAGGTGCAGGAAGCAAGGCAAAACCGGGATGATGAGGCTGTCAAGAAGGCAGTTAATGAATATGATGAAACTCTGGAGAAATATGTGCCCGTCTTAATGGCCCAGGCCAAGATATATTGGGACATGGAGAATTACACTATGGTGGAGAAGATCTTTCGCAAGTCAGTGGAGTTCTGCAATGAACACGAGGTGTGGAAGCTGAATGTGGCTCATGTGCTCTTCATGCAGGAGAATAAATACAAAGAGGCCATCGGCTTCTATGAGCCCATTGTCAAGAAGCACTATGATAACATCCTTCAAGTCAGTGCCATTGTGCTGGCCAACCTTTGTGTCTCCTACATCATGACCAGTCAGAATGAAGAGGCAGAGGAGCTGATGAGGAAGATTGAGAAGGAAGAAGAGCAGCTCTCCTATGATGACCCTGATAAAAAGATCTACCACCTTTGCATTGTTAACCTAGTGATCGGCACACTGTATTGTGCCAAAGGAAACTATGACTTTGGCATCTCGAGGGTAATTAAAAGTTTGGAGCCTTATAACAAAAAGTTAGGCACAGATACTTGGTATTATGCTAAAAGGTGCTTCCTGTCCTTGCTGGAGAACATGTCCAAGCACATGATCATGCTGCGTGACAGTGTTATTCAAGAGTGTGTGCATTTTCTAGAGCAGTGTGAACTATATGGCAGAAACATCCCCGCTGTTATTGAGCAACCACTTGAAGAAGAGAGGATGCACAGTGGGAAGAACACAGTTACATATGAAGCCAGACAGTTGAGGGCACTGATATATGAGGTCATTGGGTGGAATATGTAA